In Melospiza georgiana isolate bMelGeo1 chromosome 31, bMelGeo1.pri, whole genome shotgun sequence, the genomic window CTCCATTTCTGCAATCTTCCCTTCTGGCAGGCCAAAAGGCATTTCTGTGAGAGTGGAGCCACAGAATCTCTTTCTGCtccaaaaagcttttcttgtttgtttgtttaactCCAGCTCTTTGTTCACTGGAAGATGCTGGACTGTAatacagctttttctttttttttctctagatcTTATTTAAATACAGATGACATGCAGGACAGTAAAGCttcaaagaaagagaagaaagaggagtGCTGGTATCCTTACAGCAGTTAGGCACATTGCAGAACTCCCAGGTGAGCTGATTCCCTTTCAGGACATGGCACCAGGGCTTGCTGTCATTATCAGGATTCCTGCAGCATAAGAGAGAAGAACTATTTTTATTATCAGATCTGCAGAGAGTTTGCAGAGACCTAAAGGTGTCAGACTGTGACCCAAGTTTATTCTTTTTAGAGATACACAGGGTCCTAAGGATACATTAAATTAACACTTGCAGAGTCTGACCTTAGAGAAGCATAAATAGGTCAGGTGgaataaaattacaattggGAGTGAGTTTCATTGTCACCAGTATTGTATTTTGTGTGCTTTACTGCAAGGcagtttggtggggttttttttttattctataaTAATACATACCTGCAGAAATTGTGACTACCAAGGCCCAGCTGGTAAGCATCTCTTCTCCAAGCAGTGTACACCTTGCTGATGAGGATTAGAGAATTCCACTTCAAGCAGGTGGCTCCAGAGCTGGTGACACTGTGGCTGCCACGGTAATCTGTGCCTCTTCCAGAGCTGCAGTTGGTGTTCCTAACTTCAATAAAATAACTGCACATTACCAGATTGATGTGAACCTGTCAGTCGTTCCTAGGTGTGATTTCTATCCAAGTATTTATATATTACCTCTATATATCTCACCCTCTCAGTGTCATAAATACTAAAAGCCTAAATATGATATAACATGAGAATCTCAACTTTTTAGGCTACAGAAATAGCCCGAGTTCACAGAGAACCCTTTAAATATGCAGTGAATAATGGAAATTCCATTCCCTGTCCATGTACCTTTTGAACAGGAGGGCACACTGCAGTGCTCCCAGGTGTACCTTCCCCCTTTGTAGATGTAGCACCAAGGTCTGGAATCCTCATCTGGGTTTCTGAAAGAGTCCCAATATTATGCATCATTATAAAGCTATTGCCAATAGTGTCTTGCAGTCTATCTTACTTTGCTAACTtagccctgctctgcagtgaagATGTGGACTGAACCATCAGAAGTTTTAATTATAAAACCGTGGAGTTGAGGTGAAGATGAGATGGCAAGTAGCAGGAGTGGACAGCATGTTTGTGCAGCTTAGGTCATGTACAGCAAACACTGTTTTTACAGATTTGAAGCAGTAGGAAGCTGAATTACAAATGGAGTTTAGGGAGGGCTGGGAAGAGGTAAAAGAAAGACTGTGGGCTGAGAGATGCCATAAACATCCAGCCTAGGAAGATCTGAAGTTCAGATACGTCTGCAGATGTTGCTCAGGGGCTGCACAGTGTTTGTACCTGTGCAGAGTGTTCCCTGCTTGGAATCTGAGTGCAGCAATCAGCCATTCTTTAGCTCCTTCAATCTCTGAAGGCTGATTCCTGTGGCTCTGAGCTTCCATCAGCCTCTCACCTGCAATAGTTGTGATTGCCCagtcccagctcagcagcatcctCTCTGTGGCCACTGTACCTCCTGTTCACCAGGCCATCACTATTCCAATTTAAACATTCAGCTCCGCTCTCTGTTGTGCTCCAGGTACCCCTGTATGTTACTCCAGTGTCTTTGTAGCATTTAACTTCAGTATCTGAACAAAAGGGAGCAAAATGTAAGGATAGAATCTAAATTCTTTCCCAGACAGCTTCCCTAGTCTCTGTTCTGTTTAAACTTGGCTCTCAAACATCTTGTCTAGTAAGTCAGTGAAAATTCTCTGTCAGGCAGACTGTGAGTGGACATGAAGGTCTTCAGTTGCAAAATTCACAGTTTTATTAAGAGATACCTAAAACAACCCAAGTTTCCTTAAAAGTTCTTTGTAGTATTAgctttggaataaaaaaatacaactcATTAGAGTtagcctgcagcaggagcttctGGGTACCTCATCCTTGTGCACTGCACAGCTCACATCACCAGCattgctcccagcagctgatgTGGTACACTCACCTATTTCACACTGCTTCCCTGAGAAACCTGGGTGGCACTGGCAGATGAAGAGCTGTGGGGAATAATATGCCTGTGAACATTGGCCCCCATTGTAGCATTTATTTCTAGTGCAGACTGTGGAATAAGCAAAAACCAGGAAATACTGTTAGATTTCACAGAAGCAAGAAGCTGACAATGTATACACACCTTTCAATTTCCTGTCAGTCTCCTTTAGCCTGTTCTGGTTTTCCCTACCCACCTGTTATTGccatgttttaatatttttgtttatgttCTTACAgcctttctttgtttttgttttcatttctatcCTCTTCTATAACCAGCCAAATTTTCTGTGCAGTAACTGTGGCCCTGACTGTTCATTTTTAGGACGATTAGATGGACAACCTCtcaccatttccttttcctttgtcaTACATACCTGTGGCAGGCACAGTGTGGCACCAACTCCGACCACTGTCGCACCTACAGTATTCTATTCTGCTCCCTGAAAGCCTCAGCCAGATCCCCCCGTGTTGGTAAATTTCTGCAGATGAATTATCTGTGCAAATGGCTGTAATCAAGAGAAAGGAGATCCTCTTTTAGAGATACAGGGAAAAGACCTGGCTGAGCAAAAGGATTCCCTTCTGTTTCCAGGGGAAAAGAATCTGTGATGCATCTGTCTAGTGGGTTGccctttttccttctcacaCCACAGCTgtcccatctctctctctgatgTGTGCCAGATGTGCTATTCCACTCTTGGCTGGCctctttttatttcaggaagagcagaaggaagggaaagctTTGTTGTGGATGACATTAATGATCTGgcattttgctttttgaatCTCTCATCCGCATAACCACGACAAAAAGCTTTCAGGCTCTGTTCCTTCAGCATCCTTTGCTTTCCCCTCCCACGTTCACAGTGCTCCAGCTAACATGGTTTTAGTTAGCCTGGCTTACCTCTAGGTCTGGCTCCTTTTTAGTTAGCCTGGCTTACCTCTGGATCTGGCTCCTCGTTTGAAACGCGTGCGTAAGCCCTGCAAGCACAGAAGGTGAATTCTGTGAGTAACTGCTCTCTTAAAAACATGAGAGAACAAGTCCCTCCAAAAAGCCAGTCCTTTTCTTGAGGGCATGTAAATCAGGGAGGCTCTGAGGGACTGTCTGCCCTCTTGTCAGAAATCCAGCAAAAAGTGCCTCTAGTACCTCAGGATGGGTTCCTAAGAATTGTAAATCGTTTATTTGCCGTGAATTACCAAGTGATTGATTGTCACTCAGATGTAACATTTATTCCTCTGATTTCTAGTGAGCTAAGCAGATTCTCCTGCCTGATGTAGACAGCTGGAGTCAATGGTGAGgaatggattttattttcctgctaaAATACAGGAAGATGGCAAGAGAATGATTTGATGCTTCTTACCTGGCACTGGGCAGTCATGATTGCTCCCACCAGCAGAAGGAGACATGGGAGTTTCCCTTCCATTCTGAGTGTTTTCCACATCAGCTCCAAATCTCAAATTATCTGTAGAGACAAAAAATAAGATGTTGAACAAAGGAGCTTTACAGtgtgtgttttctctcttccttttaaaatataataccTCTACAAACCAAGAGCTGGGAGTGTGATAGAGTAGCAGGCACAAGATACAGGCAAGAAGCTACAATTTCATTTCCAGTGTCCAGGATTGCCCTAGTTCcaaatatctgaaataaaattccAGCACTGTTGCCCACAATATCACCTCTTTATCATCTATATTATATGCAGAAAGCTGACCCAATTATTTGAGAAAATTACTACTTCCAGAATCATGAGCTCAGACTCTGTTTATATAAAACCAGAGAAGGCAGCTGGATAACAGCTGGTGAAATTGAAGTATGATAGATGAGTCATAAATTGGGATTCAAGGCTAATATGGAGAAAGACTCTGTGGTTTTTTAGTAGCtttgttgtttatttctttttgttgtttgtctGTTTTAAAATCTGCTCAAAGCAAAAGGCACAAACAGTCCAGTTTCTGAAGCAGAACCAGGAGTACAACAGGATGTGATTTCTCATCATCAGACTGCAAAAAGAGGGGATTTAAGTTGCAAGTCAGACTGAAAAGATTCCCAAGAACATCTTCTGAGAACCCTATTACTCCATACTTTATCTTTGGGTCACATCTTGATGATAAAATCCTTATAATTTGGAGCATCTGTCAGTGATTTGTGTTGGTCCATAGATTTCACAATACACTTTTTATATACTTTCAAGCTATTTTTCACCTCTTAGGAAACATTTTGCATTGTACAGCAAACCTTTTGAAAAGTGGTGCAAACGATTTTCGATTAATTGATTTCCAAAAACAATTTCAGTTGATTCTGAACTAAATCAGCAGCATTCCCAAATCTGAACTGCTCCAATCCCTTGGTTTCTGCCCTAACCCTGCACTGTCCTcactcctgcagctgtggctcgTTTTTACAGCTCCCAGGCTCGTGCTCTGCATCCCACAGTGCCAATGTTTGTTGGTATCACTGGTGATCTTTGTTTGTACCTGTGGAGAAGGTTTGAAGTTCTTGCAACTGTAAGAAGCAAGATTCTGGTAGCTAAGAAGCTTTCAAGGAAAGATTTGTTCACTGAAACTACTTAGATCACAGTTGAGCTGCATTGTTAGAATTCCTGCCTGTTAAGAACTTATTTCTGAGCTGCCTGCTaaaatgccccaaaaacaaGGCaacatcttggtttttttttattttgtttttttttgggtttttttgtttctttttttttttttttttggtgggaggACAGCCAGCCTAACTGATATCTTGGAAGAAGTCCCAGCTACCTGAAACCAGCAGGAAACTGCAGATCATTTTTCAGGGGGTagcaagaaacattttttaaaattaaaaatgtcctttttatattttctttgccATGGCTTAATCAAGTTTATCTCATATATTCATCTGTACAGGCAAGTTCTAGCTGTACACAGCAAGTGTTTATACTGCAAAATGCTGTAGTCTCTAGAACAGACTCTGTTTTTGGGGAAAAGAGCtaaaaatccaaaagaaaacaaaagtaagatgCTGTAGTCTTTGAAGGCATTGGAggaaatgaatattttaaagtcTTTGTTTCTGGAATCATTCCCAGTATTTCCTGTGGTTTTTGGCCACATTTAAGGAGAATCAAAGATgactctccccctcctcctctgtgTCCCTCCACTATCATGCTTTGTACCCTGGAGTGAAAGGCACAGTCTCATCTCCTCCTGGGAAATGAGATAAATATTAGATAAATTCTCCTTTTGCAGCTAGCTCACTGTGTCTCCTTCCCTTATCACCAAGTTATTAAATTGTCCATAACTCCCAAGTTCTTCTGCCAATGTCCTTCGTGCAAAAACTGCTCCTTGCTGAAGTGCTCAGAGCCTGAGGCTGTCAGCCCTTTGCCTGGAACGCTGCAGCTGTCTTGACACAACTGCAAGTTAGCAGCTTTATCTGCACTATGAATCTCCTCAAAAGCAGGAAGGCAACAGCTCAATTAGTTAAATATCACGGTGCTTCACCTATTAAATTGggatttattaaatattaatagtATTTAATTGATGTGGAAAACAGGAAATGCCCTTTTTGAAACAGGTGCAGATAGTgcctaccttttttttttttttgctttttctcttgtGTATTCTCTtgattttctttccagaaattttccagattttctttccagcctggctttgtgtTTCCTGCGTGTCTCTGCTCTGATTTCTCTCGCAGCTCCGCTGGAAGGGGTGGAGCGTGCTGAATGCATCCCACCCCTTCCCGAGCATCCAGGGGATGGTCCAGGCAGGGGATGGCTCATCGAGGAGGGAGCCTGGAAAGCTGCTCGCTGCCGTGCTGCTGCATTTTacattttgcttgttttgttctttctcttttccagtcAGAAAGCAGATTCAggtttcaaaacaattttttccccctattgAACACCTTGTTGTTCAATGTACGTATCCCTTAGGATGAACTGTCCTGTGCCATGATGCTTCTAGGAGTGTGAGTGAAAGCACAGCTGGATTATTTCTGTATAATTATTtacataataatatatatatttaaaatattagaatttatattatataaattatatattataattatatattatagatataatttgtattttatatattatatataatttatataaattatatatatatttatatgtatattatattatattatatgtaatattatatataatactaaataatactataatatattattaaatataatactaaataatataaatataaataatatatttgtattgtatatattattatacaaattatatatataatataaacattataattattatatctcatattatatattataatttatattatatataaatgtaataatatatatagaaatatatatatttcaatatAATTAGAAGGCTGCAGTATGTAGACTTAATCCTAATTAAGATATTTGGCAGAGAGGCCCTGACCTCCTTGAGGAGCAAAGCATGCCCTGAACAGTCATGGGAGAAGAAACAATCACAGGAGATTTCAAGTTAAATAAGCAAAACTTCTTAGAAATAAGGAACAGCATGTTCAGGGCCAGAGTTAAATGTTTACTGATATTGCTCATCATAGAAAATGAAGATTTATTCATGGGAATGTGGTCATGAGGAATTCAGCTATCAGAGTGTGGCAGGAAAATGTGGTTTTAGAGCTGATCTTAGGGCACTGTTATGaaagcagccagtgctgcaATCGTTGCAGTGATGAATGAATCCTACCTGCTTGGAACCGAGGATGTGACACACCAGCAGTCAAGCTCCTGTCAGAATTCAGTGTGAGGAACTTCCATTTTCAGAAGCAGCTGCGTGGAGTCCTCATTTGGAAAGGGCAGCACTGGTTATTTTTATAATGGTAAAGATGAAATACAGGGTACTCTGTGTGTTTAACCCTTCTCTGCATGGAGTTCTATGTCAGAATGATATAATTTATTTCTCCAAGAGTCACAGTGCTGGTGATAACATTACTGCCACAAATCTGATTTAAGTGTGGCTGCATTTGACTGTTTCTGGACTTCCAGTTGTTGAGATTGAACACCGCTGAGTGAGCAGGggctaatttattttatttttaaagataatagCCATTTGACTTCTAGATTAAAGATGCTAACAAACTGACGGCCATGGGGGAAGCTTGCAGAATTTATTTCCTGGCTTCTCACAGCTTAAGGACCACTATAATTGTCTACAGAGTGTGATGCCATGTGTAGGGCTTAACATATTTTAGGAAAGTGCCTGCTCTCTCAAGCACCATCTACTGGCTTTCCTCTAAATTGATCCTCGGGATAATTCCAGCCGGACTGTTCAATGGCAGTGATGAAGTGTGACATCGTGACATCCACAGCAGGTCAATGTCACCCTCTGTGCTCGGCGGCTTTGGCAGGTGCAGCGCAGGCGATCGGAGTTGTGGCAGATCTCGGAGCGCACTTTCCACCCCCGTATTCTTGTATTCTTTGCGGCGGGATTAAAGCTCCTCACGccagccagcccaggaggaAGAAGCATCCAAACCGATGAAATGCCCAGAGCAGCGCTTTTCCTCGGGCTGGGAAACCAAACGCTGCGTTCCGGATTGACAAACTTTAGAGACGCTGCGGGAAGGAAATTGCCAACTCTGCAATTTTACTTACACAGCCCACGAGCTGTCCTCTCATCCCGAGCCCCCGACTCCAGGCGGTGCCGCGGTGATCGGCG contains:
- the PLAT gene encoding tissue-type plasminogen activator isoform X1 — encoded protein: MWKTLRMEGKLPCLLLLVGAIMTAQCQGLRTRFKRGARSRAICTDNSSAEIYQHGGIWLRLSGSRIEYCRCDSGRSWCHTVPATVCTRNKCYNGGQCSQAYYSPQLFICQCHPGFSGKQCEIDTEVKCYKDTGVTYRGTWSTTESGAECLNWNSDGLVNRRYSGHREDAAELGLGNHNYCRNPDEDSRPWCYIYKGGRYTWEHCSVPSCSKVRNTNCSSGRGTDYRGSHSVTSSGATCLKWNSLILISKVYTAWRRDAYQLGLGSHNFCRNPDNDSKPWCHVLKGNQLTWEFCNVPNCSTCGSRQRRARQFRIKGGSSTDIAAHPWQAAIFVRYPRVAGEHFLCGGILISSCWVLSAAHCFEEGFRTNQLKIVLGRTSRATPEESEQKFQVKKYIVHQRFDPETFNNDIALLQLSSDAEECAVETGTVGTACLPTPELQLPDWTECEISGYGKSEEFSPFYSEHLKEGHVRLFPASRCTAQHLDNRTVTENMICAGDTRNLDDACKGDSGGPLVCLKDERMYLIGIISWGIGCGRKDIPGVYTKVIRYLGWIQDTMKL